The following coding sequences are from one Desulfobacterales bacterium window:
- a CDS encoding FtsX-like permease family protein, whose protein sequence is MQQRHRIRSDQDDDFSIRNLTEAMSTAESSANVMTILLGAIASISLLVVGIGIMNIMLVSVTERTREIGIRMAVGAQQRDILYQFLTEALVLSLIGGIIGIFLGVLASQLVSQ, encoded by the coding sequence TTGCAGCAGCGCCACCGAATCCGCTCCGATCAGGATGATGACTTTTCAATTCGCAATTTAACCGAAGCCATGTCTACGGCCGAATCATCCGCCAATGTCATGACGATCCTGCTGGGCGCCATCGCCTCCATCTCTTTGCTGGTGGTCGGGATCGGCATCATGAACATCATGCTGGTTTCCGTTACGGAAAGAACCCGCGAAATCGGCATCCGCATGGCCGTGGGCGCCCAGCAGCGGGATATTCTTTATCAGTTTTTAACGGAAGCGCTGGTATTGAGCCTGATCGGCGGGATTATCGGCATCTTCCTGGGGGTTCTCGCGTCTCAGCTGGTGTCTCAGT
- a CDS encoding ABC transporter permease has translation MVVNSLFGVMVPIGQIIRTNKFPFTVIGMHASKRQTTWGQDHEEVV, from the coding sequence ATGGTGGTAAACAGCCTGTTCGGTGTGATGGTTCCCATCGGACAAATTATCAGAACCAATAAATTCCCTTTTACCGTCATTGGGATGCATGCTTCAAAAAGACAAACCACCTGGGGACAGGATCACGAGGAAGTCGTTTAA
- a CDS encoding Spy/CpxP family protein refolding chaperone: MNQKKTIAGAVAGLLIFMIAFAVEAGPIGFGRPGAGMDPGLGRLQLFMELKLTEAQQAEMMNIINRYRVAGEPLRSNVTDARKNLRAIIQSDLFNEAAVRQAFRQVSALREDRFVLRAKMMGELNALLTPAQREVLKDKKA; this comes from the coding sequence ATGAATCAAAAAAAAACAATTGCAGGCGCAGTAGCCGGACTTTTGATTTTTATGATCGCATTCGCCGTAGAAGCCGGACCCATTGGATTCGGCCGGCCAGGCGCCGGAATGGATCCGGGTTTGGGCAGACTGCAGCTTTTTATGGAACTAAAACTAACGGAAGCTCAGCAGGCCGAAATGATGAATATTATAAACAGGTATCGGGTGGCGGGAGAACCCCTTCGATCGAATGTAACTGATGCGAGAAAGAATCTGCGGGCAATCATACAGTCAGACCTGTTCAATGAGGCGGCTGTCCGTCAGGCTTTTCGCCAGGTATCGGCACTTAGAGAAGACAGATTTGTATTAAGGGCGAAAATGATGGGTGAGCTGAACGCGCTGCTGACACCCGCGCAAAGGGAAGTGCTGAAAGATAAAAAAGCGTAA
- a CDS encoding sigma-70 family RNA polymerase sigma factor: MHNDTSTPSDADIVRQVVGGNVNAFEILLNRHQALVLRVVNRHLPNHEVEETIQDVFVRANRSLPTFNGTGDFSHWLASIAVRTCYDYWRKAYRAREIPLSELTDRHQQRLENVMSEQREELSAPKGYRSEAGEVLDWALARLPAEDRMVLALVYFEDLSVKEAAKLLSWSVANVKIRSFRARRKLEKTLKSMILNQGGGCNHEIS, encoded by the coding sequence ATGCACAATGACACGTCCACGCCCAGTGACGCCGACATTGTCCGACAGGTTGTCGGCGGAAATGTCAATGCCTTTGAGATACTGTTAAATCGGCATCAAGCGCTTGTTTTGCGGGTTGTAAACAGACATTTGCCGAACCATGAGGTGGAAGAGACGATCCAGGATGTTTTCGTGCGGGCCAACCGATCGTTGCCGACGTTCAATGGAACCGGCGATTTTTCACACTGGCTGGCGTCCATTGCCGTGAGGACCTGTTATGATTATTGGCGCAAGGCATACCGCGCAAGGGAAATTCCCCTGAGCGAATTGACCGACAGGCATCAGCAGCGGCTTGAGAATGTGATGTCTGAACAGCGGGAAGAATTATCTGCGCCAAAAGGATACCGAAGCGAAGCCGGCGAAGTGCTCGACTGGGCTTTGGCAAGGCTGCCCGCGGAAGATAGAATGGTTCTTGCGTTGGTTTATTTTGAAGACCTTTCGGTGAAAGAAGCGGCGAAACTGTTGAGCTGGAGTGTTGCCAACGTAAAAATCCGGTCGTTTCGTGCCCGAAGGAAACTTGAAAAAACGCTCAAAAGTATGATTCTAAACCAGGGCGGGGGATGCAACCATGAAATCTCTTGA
- a CDS encoding biotin--[acetyl-CoA-carboxylase] ligase has translation MKRQILKALRRDNGIVSGEALSRTLGVSRVSVWKHIRKLQECGYPIVSTAKGYCLNGSFDALFPWEFSGREAHVHYFPEATSTMEIAKEMARKGSPHFTIVIAGRQQQGRGRLKRVWLSADGGLYFTMVLRPGVPTALAPRINFLASLVLAQTLRRLYSIDAKVKWPNDILVDGKKISGMLSEMEADSDTATFINIGIGVNVNNDPSNREPGAISLKKIHGKAFSRKALLTDFLDVFETRLESLSLDAVIPEWKRHTLTLGRSVKIVTTRETVEGVAEDVDDNGALLLRLPDGSLKKIVSGDCYL, from the coding sequence ATGAAAAGGCAGATTTTAAAAGCACTTCGGAGGGATAATGGCATTGTTTCAGGCGAGGCATTGAGCCGGACTTTGGGCGTTTCACGGGTGTCGGTCTGGAAACATATCCGGAAACTGCAGGAATGCGGATACCCGATCGTCAGTACCGCCAAGGGCTATTGCCTCAATGGTTCTTTCGACGCCCTTTTTCCCTGGGAATTTTCCGGCCGGGAAGCCCATGTCCATTATTTCCCCGAGGCAACCTCCACAATGGAAATAGCCAAAGAGATGGCCCGCAAGGGCTCGCCCCACTTTACCATTGTAATTGCCGGCCGTCAGCAGCAGGGCCGCGGCCGCTTAAAACGGGTTTGGCTTTCGGCCGATGGCGGCCTATACTTTACCATGGTGCTGCGGCCGGGGGTACCCACCGCCCTTGCGCCGCGGATCAATTTCCTGGCATCGCTGGTCCTGGCGCAGACGCTGCGCCGCTTGTACAGCATCGATGCCAAAGTAAAATGGCCCAATGACATTCTAGTGGACGGCAAAAAAATTTCAGGCATGCTGTCGGAAATGGAAGCTGATTCCGATACGGCAACCTTCATCAATATCGGCATCGGGGTGAACGTCAACAACGACCCTTCCAACAGAGAACCGGGGGCTATTTCCTTAAAAAAGATTCACGGAAAGGCGTTTTCACGAAAAGCGTTGCTGACCGATTTTCTGGACGTGTTTGAAACCCGGCTGGAATCGCTGTCCCTTGATGCCGTGATCCCGGAATGGAAACGCCATACCCTGACACTGGGGCGATCGGTAAAGATCGTAACGACCCGGGAAACCGTCGAAGGGGTTGCGGAGGATGTGGATGATAACGGCGCTTTGCTGTTGCGGCTGCCGGACGGGTCCTTAAAAAAAATCGTTAGCGGCGATTGTTATCTGTAA
- a CDS encoding biotin transporter BioY: MDNSEQLRMTVYASLLAALTAAGAYLIIPIGPVPISLQTLFIYLTGLLLGSRWGSASVAVYLLAGFCGLPVFAGGTGGIGRLAGPTGGYLFGYLAAVFVIGLITEKAYRHWIIDVIAMAVGTFIIYSAGVVWLKTVTGMTFNKAVTVGMLPFLVGDSLKILAAVPITRVVRPLLNPAVA, translated from the coding sequence ATGGATAATTCTGAGCAACTGCGCATGACAGTATACGCGTCGCTCCTGGCGGCGCTGACGGCAGCCGGCGCCTATTTGATCATTCCCATTGGTCCGGTGCCGATATCCCTTCAGACACTGTTTATTTATCTGACCGGGCTGCTTTTGGGAAGCCGCTGGGGATCGGCCAGCGTGGCCGTATATTTATTGGCCGGCTTCTGCGGGCTGCCGGTCTTTGCCGGCGGTACCGGCGGAATCGGACGGCTGGCGGGACCCACGGGCGGATATCTTTTCGGCTATCTGGCGGCCGTATTTGTTATCGGTCTGATTACGGAGAAAGCGTACCGGCACTGGATAATTGATGTGATCGCCATGGCGGTCGGCACCTTCATCATTTATTCCGCAGGCGTGGTCTGGCTTAAAACCGTAACGGGCATGACTTTCAATAAGGCTGTGACCGTGGGAATGCTCCCTTTTCTGGTGGGAGACAGCCTCAAGATCCTTGCTGCCGTTCCGATTACCAGGGTGGTTCGTCCGCTGCTCAACCCTGCAGTTGCATAA
- a CDS encoding energy-coupling factor ABC transporter ATP-binding protein, giving the protein MIEAENLSHRFSNGKLGIDRITLSVGEGEFVIIAGPNGSGKTTFIRHLNGLMKPTAGKVLLDGMDVARDVVRARQMVGMVFQDPDSQIVGETVYDDVAFGPENLSLDRAEINKRVETSLQSVGLTHLAHQRPHLLSGGEKRRLAIAGVLAMRPRVVIFDEPFSSLDYPGVRQVLGRIVSLHQSGHTILVTTHDLEKVIAHAGRLIILADGKIVRDGPPGTVIKDAEQFGVRAPCASRLGLEVSSWLN; this is encoded by the coding sequence ATGATTGAAGCTGAAAATTTAAGCCATCGCTTTTCCAACGGAAAGCTGGGAATCGACCGCATCACGCTCTCCGTCGGCGAGGGTGAATTCGTGATTATTGCCGGGCCCAACGGGTCCGGCAAAACCACATTTATTCGTCATTTGAACGGGCTGATGAAGCCGACTGCCGGCAAGGTCCTGCTGGACGGCATGGATGTGGCCCGGGATGTTGTGCGGGCGCGGCAAATGGTGGGGATGGTGTTTCAGGATCCTGACAGCCAGATCGTGGGCGAAACCGTATATGACGATGTGGCTTTCGGGCCGGAAAATCTGTCCCTGGACCGCGCAGAAATCAACAAACGGGTGGAAACTTCATTGCAGTCGGTGGGCCTGACCCATCTGGCCCACCAGCGGCCGCATCTCCTATCGGGCGGCGAAAAACGCCGACTGGCCATCGCCGGGGTTCTGGCCATGCGGCCCAGGGTGGTCATTTTTGATGAACCTTTTTCCAGTCTCGATTACCCCGGTGTGCGGCAGGTGCTGGGGCGGATTGTTTCGCTGCATCAGTCCGGTCATACGATCCTGGTGACCACCCATGATCTGGAAAAGGTGATCGCCCATGCCGGGCGTCTCATTATTTTGGCAGACGGTAAAATCGTCCGGGACGGTCCGCCGGGAACAGTCATCAAGGATGCCGAGCAATTCGGTGTGAGAGCGCCCTGTGCTTCCCGTCTGGGTCTGGAGGTAAGCTCATGGCTGAACTGA
- a CDS encoding energy-coupling factor transporter transmembrane component T encodes MAELTSFSYQVGRSLAHGLDARFKLLFLVLISLASLKAGLWALLFLCGGLWWILSDLRLPLVAVLRELRYFLFLLIVVFAARALATPGEAVFTSALITITREGLVDGVLVCWRLLLIVLLGLLLTATTRPSEIRAAVEWILKPIPAVPAKRIGTMMGLIMRFIPVILNQVRETAEAQRARGVENRENPLYRLTKLGIPLIRRTFENADRLITAMEARCYSENRTGPELKSTPRDWIALLVIIALGLSMIFI; translated from the coding sequence ATGGCTGAACTGACCAGCTTCAGTTATCAGGTCGGCAGGTCCCTCGCACATGGTCTGGATGCCCGTTTCAAACTCCTGTTTCTGGTTTTGATCAGTCTGGCCAGTCTGAAGGCGGGTTTGTGGGCGCTGCTGTTTTTATGCGGCGGTCTGTGGTGGATTCTTTCGGACCTACGGTTGCCGCTGGTTGCCGTTTTAAGGGAACTGCGCTATTTTTTGTTTCTGCTCATTGTCGTGTTTGCCGCCCGTGCGTTGGCGACCCCGGGTGAAGCTGTTTTTACCAGCGCACTCATTACCATCACGCGGGAGGGGCTTGTGGACGGTGTGCTGGTTTGCTGGCGACTGTTGCTGATTGTTTTGCTGGGGCTCCTTTTAACGGCAACGACCCGTCCGTCGGAAATACGGGCAGCGGTTGAATGGATTTTAAAACCGATTCCGGCGGTCCCGGCAAAGCGGATTGGAACCATGATGGGCCTGATCATGCGGTTCATACCGGTGATCCTGAACCAAGTCAGGGAGACCGCCGAAGCCCAGCGGGCCAGAGGGGTTGAAAACAGGGAAAATCCGTTATACCGTCTCACAAAACTGGGCATTCCGCTGATCCGGCGAACCTTTGAAAACGCGGATCGTTTGATCACGGCCATGGAAGCACGATGTTACAGCGAGAATCGAACCGGCCCGGAACTGAAGTCCACCCCAAGAGACTGGATCGCCCTTTTGGTAATTATTGCCTTGGGTCTTTCGATGATTTTTATATAG
- the trkA gene encoding Trk system potassium transporter TrkA, which produces MKIIIIGAGEVGFHIANRLSVENKDVIVIDKDPEAIRRISDSCDVQVITGSGSTPVVLEEAGIKQAEILLAVTDSDEINLIACLVANVISPATKKLARIRNADFDAYHDTFREKAPHIDTIINPETEVVRTIDRLMSVPGAADVEEFADGRVKFIGVQLDKGSPLDGVRLAELSMKIGKTAPLIAAIVRGAVLTIPRGDDRLMAGDLVYFVTEAENLTDALAIFEKQVEPVRRVMIVGGGRLGLRLCHLLEEKNIYTKIVEKNPDRCLELAKRLNKVVVLRGDGSNQELLKEEGIRDMDLVVTLTDDEKTNILASLLAKRMGARKTITRITSFSYFDLMETIGTDQVVSPRLSAINTILKHIRRGKVLSAVSLKGEQAEILETVALETSDIVGKPLNKISFPKGVLITVIIRADRVIIPSGSSIIEPGDRVIIFASRQAVPKIEKFMAVKLEYF; this is translated from the coding sequence TTGAAAATTATCATTATAGGGGCCGGTGAGGTCGGTTTTCATATCGCCAACCGGCTGTCGGTTGAAAACAAGGATGTGATCGTCATTGATAAAGATCCGGAGGCGATTCGGCGCATATCCGACAGTTGCGATGTCCAGGTCATCACCGGTTCCGGCAGCACCCCGGTAGTATTGGAAGAAGCCGGCATTAAACAGGCTGAGATACTTCTGGCGGTAACCGACAGTGATGAGATTAACCTGATTGCCTGCCTTGTGGCCAACGTGATTTCGCCCGCTACCAAAAAGCTGGCCCGTATCCGAAATGCCGACTTTGATGCCTATCATGACACCTTCCGTGAAAAAGCCCCCCATATCGATACCATTATCAATCCGGAAACCGAAGTGGTCCGGACCATCGATCGGCTCATGAGCGTGCCCGGCGCAGCGGATGTGGAAGAGTTTGCCGACGGGCGCGTAAAATTTATCGGCGTTCAACTGGATAAGGGGTCGCCGCTGGACGGGGTCCGGCTGGCAGAACTTTCAATGAAAATCGGAAAAACCGCCCCTCTGATCGCGGCAATTGTCAGGGGGGCGGTCTTGACCATCCCCCGCGGTGATGACCGCCTGATGGCGGGGGACCTGGTGTACTTTGTTACCGAAGCGGAAAACCTGACGGATGCCCTGGCGATTTTTGAAAAGCAGGTTGAACCGGTCCGCCGGGTGATGATCGTGGGCGGGGGGCGTTTGGGGCTTCGGCTGTGTCACCTCCTCGAGGAGAAAAATATCTACACCAAAATAGTGGAAAAAAATCCCGACCGCTGTCTTGAACTTGCCAAACGCTTAAACAAGGTGGTGGTCCTCCGCGGCGACGGCTCCAACCAGGAGTTGCTCAAAGAAGAGGGCATTCGGGACATGGACCTGGTGGTGACGCTCACCGACGATGAAAAGACGAACATCTTGGCTTCCCTCCTGGCCAAACGTATGGGCGCCCGCAAGACCATTACCCGAATCACCAGTTTCAGCTACTTCGACCTGATGGAAACCATCGGCACCGATCAGGTCGTCAGCCCCAGGCTTTCAGCCATCAATACCATCTTAAAACACATCCGCCGCGGCAAAGTGCTTTCGGCGGTATCGCTGAAAGGCGAACAGGCTGAAATCTTAGAGACGGTTGCCCTGGAAACATCGGATATTGTCGGAAAACCCCTTAATAAAATTTCCTTTCCCAAAGGGGTGCTGATAACCGTTATCATTCGGGCGGACAGGGTCATCATCCCCTCCGGCAGCAGCATCATTGAACCCGGGGACCGGGTCATCATCTTTGCGTCCCGGCAGGCGGTTCCCAAGATCGAGAAGTTCATGGCAGTCAAGCTGGAGTACTTTTAA
- a CDS encoding TrkH family potassium uptake protein: MRWRYILNIIGILNIFLGFSMVFALLWGVYYQDGSVQPLTKSLIITLLSGLLVYLFSRSPKTDYISHKEGMAIVAIGWIVIGFFGALPFYIGGTFDLFVDAYFESVSGFTTTGSSVMTNIESVAKGLLFWRSLIQWLGGMGIIVLSVAILPFLGVGGMQLYKAEVPSPVPDKLKPRVRDTAMILWKVYALISVAQVILLMFGGMDLFDSVCHTFTTMPTGGFSPKNASVAHYNSTYIDMVINFFMLAAGINFALHYQFLRGKPLVFWKDSECRFFLVTVMVVTAIVSFDVYGSVYKTIGQALRYGSFQVISILTTTGYATADYEQWPAFSQLVLLLCMFIGASAGSTGGGMKCLRVMLYLKYCYRELFSLIHPHSVTQIKIQGKPVPEDVMRSVLGFMGLYTGLFAVSAVLLAWLGVDLVTSIAAVAAALGNIGPGLGMVGPVDNFAQIPYMGKWLLVWCMLLGRLEIYTVIILLVPEFWRK, translated from the coding sequence ATGCGCTGGCGCTACATCCTGAATATCATCGGCATACTGAACATTTTTCTGGGCTTTTCGATGGTATTCGCCCTCCTTTGGGGGGTGTATTATCAGGATGGGAGCGTTCAGCCGCTGACCAAATCCCTGATCATCACCCTCCTGAGCGGTTTGCTGGTCTACCTGTTTTCACGCAGCCCCAAAACGGATTATATCAGTCACAAAGAAGGCATGGCCATTGTGGCCATCGGCTGGATCGTGATCGGATTTTTCGGCGCCTTGCCGTTTTACATCGGCGGAACGTTCGATCTTTTTGTGGACGCCTATTTTGAATCCGTTTCCGGGTTTACCACCACCGGCTCCTCGGTCATGACCAACATCGAGAGTGTGGCCAAGGGCCTGCTGTTCTGGCGCAGCCTGATCCAGTGGCTCGGCGGGATGGGGATCATTGTCCTGTCGGTGGCGATTCTGCCCTTTTTAGGGGTGGGCGGCATGCAGCTTTATAAGGCCGAAGTGCCCAGCCCGGTCCCCGACAAGCTCAAACCTCGGGTCCGGGACACCGCCATGATTCTCTGGAAAGTATACGCCCTGATATCGGTTGCGCAGGTGATTTTATTGATGTTCGGAGGCATGGACCTGTTTGATTCGGTTTGCCACACCTTTACCACCATGCCCACCGGCGGGTTTTCACCTAAAAACGCGTCGGTTGCCCATTACAACAGCACCTATATCGATATGGTCATCAATTTTTTCATGCTGGCGGCGGGAATTAACTTTGCCCTGCACTACCAGTTTTTGAGGGGTAAACCGTTGGTTTTCTGGAAGGATTCGGAGTGCCGGTTTTTCCTTGTGACGGTCATGGTTGTAACGGCGATTGTAAGCTTCGATGTTTACGGTTCGGTCTATAAAACCATCGGCCAGGCCTTGCGCTACGGCTCTTTTCAGGTGATCTCAATCCTTACCACCACCGGTTATGCCACCGCCGATTATGAACAGTGGCCTGCTTTTTCACAGCTGGTTCTGCTCCTTTGCATGTTTATCGGCGCTTCGGCCGGTTCCACCGGCGGCGGAATGAAATGCCTGCGGGTGATGCTTTATCTGAAATACTGCTACCGGGAGCTGTTCTCCCTCATTCACCCCCATTCCGTTACCCAGATCAAGATACAGGGAAAGCCGGTTCCCGAGGACGTCATGCGCAGCGTTTTAGGGTTCATGGGTCTCTATACGGGGTTGTTTGCAGTGTCAGCCGTGCTGCTGGCGTGGCTGGGGGTTGACCTGGTGACGTCCATCGCCGCCGTTGCAGCCGCTTTGGGAAATATCGGTCCGGGGCTGGGGATGGTGGGGCCGGTGGACAACTTTGCCCAGATTCCCTACATGGGAAAATGGCTGCTGGTATGGTGCATGCTGCTGGGAAGACTTGAAATTTACACGGTTATTATTCTGCTGGTGCCGGAGTTCTGGCGAAAATAA
- a CDS encoding nucleotidyl transferase AbiEii/AbiGii toxin family protein codes for MDILRQHEVFEIEVLDKMNSAKALEPLVFGGGSMLRLCHELNRYSVDLDFWFIKTISQKGYFNRIRQALEKDYEITDSQIKLNTLLFELRSVNYPKRLKIEIRRKIKPCDFQKKIAFTKFSNRQVVLNAHTLEQTMENKIEAFLNRGEIRDCFDIEFLLRRGVKLPEGIAGQSKALFQRLSRLKENDFKVKLGSILERDARDYYVQDRFSYLEEKLILAIPKP; via the coding sequence ATGGATATCTTAAGGCAGCATGAAGTTTTTGAAATAGAAGTCCTGGACAAAATGAACAGTGCAAAGGCGCTTGAGCCGCTTGTCTTCGGAGGCGGGTCAATGCTGAGGCTATGCCATGAGCTGAACCGCTATTCAGTCGATCTCGATTTCTGGTTTATCAAAACCATATCCCAAAAAGGTTATTTTAACAGAATCCGGCAGGCGCTTGAAAAAGATTATGAAATCACAGACTCACAGATAAAGCTAAACACGCTGTTGTTTGAACTTCGTTCCGTCAATTATCCCAAAAGGCTGAAAATCGAGATACGAAGAAAAATAAAGCCCTGCGATTTTCAAAAGAAAATCGCCTTTACTAAATTCAGTAACCGGCAGGTCGTTCTCAACGCTCATACGTTGGAACAGACGATGGAAAACAAAATCGAAGCTTTTCTGAACCGGGGCGAGATCAGGGACTGTTTTGACATTGAGTTCCTGCTCCGGAGGGGGGTGAAACTGCCGGAAGGGATTGCGGGGCAATCAAAAGCATTATTCCAAAGACTGTCGCGGCTGAAAGAAAATGATTTTAAGGTCAAACTGGGATCTATTTTGGAGAGAGACGCCCGGGACTATTATGTTCAGGACCGTTTCAGTTATCTTGAGGAAAAACTGATTTTAGCAATACCAAAACCTTAA
- a CDS encoding ATP-binding protein, with amino-acid sequence MAGPKRKKRKKDEQTGKLRIADHWNAISIIASSQANPLKAVAEFVENSIDARARQVIIMRGKKKGEFYLKVSDDGDGISRDEQGRPDFRRVATHICDSIKRQIKAEGAEGIQGEFGIGLLSFWTVGHNLSITCCGADGNTYEMTMAKDSPDFLVLKKRVLIPFKGTDLLIYPLLPGLRSLTGERIQRYLASELRDRIRESGVTVKVVDRTGRSEYVVVPRQFSGRLLHDLKPADTPMGDIDLELYLGDPGSDNRIGLYRRGTRVLPSITEIDHFQKEPWTAGYLQGIVDAPFLNLTPGTRHGIIRDDRFDAFCRMLEPVEAQLQQIIAEQRKAEEERSSRQILRKVQRALKEAFLRLPQEEYDWFDIHGGKTQKKKETLFTSGPVGGAVRNENGRAEGTPESSSDFDGNEGEQKEFFEFAGPLFSVLISPKSSVVPVEKSRKFRAVCRDRSRRTVWQDLNYHWEITDGEGRLEGDDGESVVFTAPPEPGLTTVRVSVRQGETECIDEALITVTDSLLDKSSGAEGSRKGLPGYTYRRAPGEMWRSRFEADKNVVVINNGHRDFVYAGKQKVRKLRYICRLFCKELVRHNFPGLPTDEILERMIELSLYTEEHLK; translated from the coding sequence GTGGCCGGACCCAAGCGGAAAAAAAGGAAGAAAGACGAACAAACCGGGAAGTTGCGCATCGCCGACCACTGGAATGCCATCAGCATCATCGCCAGTTCACAGGCCAATCCGCTCAAGGCGGTGGCCGAGTTTGTGGAAAACAGCATCGATGCCCGCGCCAGGCAGGTCATCATTATGCGGGGAAAGAAAAAGGGCGAATTCTACCTTAAAGTCAGCGACGACGGGGACGGCATTTCCCGGGACGAACAGGGGAGGCCCGATTTTCGGCGCGTGGCCACGCATATCTGTGATTCCATCAAGCGGCAGATTAAAGCTGAGGGCGCAGAGGGGATCCAGGGTGAATTCGGCATCGGTCTTCTCAGCTTCTGGACGGTGGGCCATAACCTCAGCATCACCTGTTGCGGGGCGGATGGAAATACCTACGAAATGACCATGGCCAAGGATTCGCCTGATTTTTTGGTTCTAAAGAAACGGGTATTGATTCCCTTTAAAGGGACCGACCTGTTGATATATCCCCTGTTGCCGGGTCTGCGCTCCCTGACGGGGGAAAGGATCCAACGCTATCTTGCGTCCGAGCTCCGCGACCGGATCAGGGAATCGGGCGTAACGGTCAAGGTTGTGGATCGGACCGGCCGGTCAGAGTACGTGGTGGTCCCGCGGCAGTTCAGCGGGCGATTGCTCCACGACCTGAAACCGGCCGATACGCCGATGGGTGACATCGATCTGGAACTGTATTTGGGCGACCCCGGATCCGACAACCGGATCGGATTGTATCGGCGCGGCACGCGCGTGTTGCCTTCGATTACCGAGATCGACCATTTTCAGAAAGAGCCTTGGACGGCAGGGTATCTGCAGGGAATTGTGGATGCGCCGTTCCTGAATCTGACGCCCGGGACGCGTCATGGCATCATCCGGGATGACCGGTTTGACGCTTTCTGTCGGATGCTGGAACCGGTTGAAGCGCAGCTTCAGCAGATCATCGCAGAGCAGCGCAAGGCCGAAGAAGAGCGTTCCAGTCGCCAGATCCTGCGTAAGGTGCAGCGTGCCTTGAAGGAAGCGTTTCTGCGTCTGCCCCAGGAGGAATATGACTGGTTCGATATCCATGGCGGCAAAACGCAAAAGAAAAAAGAAACACTTTTTACCAGCGGGCCGGTGGGCGGTGCTGTCCGCAATGAAAACGGTCGGGCAGAGGGAACACCCGAGTCATCCTCCGATTTTGACGGCAACGAGGGAGAGCAGAAAGAATTCTTTGAATTTGCCGGGCCGTTGTTCAGTGTGCTGATCTCTCCCAAGTCGAGCGTGGTTCCGGTTGAAAAAAGCCGAAAATTCCGGGCGGTGTGCCGGGATCGCTCTCGTCGGACCGTATGGCAGGATCTGAACTATCACTGGGAAATTACGGACGGTGAGGGGCGACTTGAAGGCGATGATGGGGAGTCAGTTGTTTTTACAGCGCCCCCGGAACCGGGCCTGACCACTGTGAGGGTCAGTGTTCGCCAGGGAGAGACGGAATGCATTGATGAAGCGTTGATTACCGTTACGGATTCACTTTTGGACAAATCGTCCGGAGCTGAGGGTTCGCGCAAAGGGCTGCCCGGATATACCTACCGCCGGGCGCCGGGGGAAATGTGGCGCTCACGGTTCGAAGCGGATAAGAACGTGGTCGTCATTAATAATGGGCACAGAGACTTCGTGTACGCCGGTAAGCAGAAAGTCCGTAAGCTGCGCTACATCTGCCGCCTGTTCTGCAAGGAACTGGTTCGTCACAATTTTCCCGGGCTGCCGACAGACGAAATCCTTGAGCGCATGATCGAGCTGTCCCTGTATACGGAAGAGCATCTGAAGTGA